Within the Leptospira stimsonii genome, the region AATTCCATTATGCACCTTCGCTACTTTGATGAAACTTTTTGGTACTTTTTTTTCCGCAATTCTCGTGAAAGGTGGTTTGCAGAAGAATTTAACATTTTCTCCTTTAAGATACGGAATCTTGATTTCCGCGATCAGAGCATTCTCCTTATCGTTCACCACGAAAGAGGTAAGGTGATTCGAAAGTTTTCGAAGAATATCCTTATCCTCTTCGGTTTCCGTAAGAATGAAAAGTGATGAAAAAACGCTTCTTGTGGTGATTTCGTATCATGCATTGATTTCCATTCGGCAAGAAAATCGATCGATGAATTTTCCTTATAACCCTTCCTGATTTTTTCGTTTACAAGTTTTTCGGCCTCTTTCAGACACTTTTCTTCCGAGTCGAAGTTTTTAGTCTGCGCTTGTCCGGTCGTTCCCGTTTTCCCGAAGGTTACCGTATAAGAAGAACCGGAAGTTTCTAAGTTCCAGAATTTATCGGATGCTACATCTTGAAAAATAAGTTCTCGTTTTATCGCATAAAACCTCTCTTTTTAGGCCGTACTATATTATTAATAATGAATATAATATTATTGCTTTCTGTTCAAAAAATTGTTTTTTTAATCATTTTCGCTTATTTAATCAATTAAGGATTGTACAATTGGTAAAAGTCAATTGCTTCCTGGTCTGCCAGTGGCTTTGTATTCACATCGTTGGCATCGAACTGATCATTGACAAACTTTGCTTGATCGAAGCTGTGGTGCGTATTCGGATATACCTGAGATCGCAATTGAATTGTTGGTTCCACCGCTCGCGCCTAACGTTTGTGCTCGGGTAACTCTGTCGTCGCAATAACCGCCCGTATAAATGGTGTCGAGTCCGGCCGTGAGAATCTTTAAGTGAGTATAGGGAAGATACGTGCTTGTTGCAATTCCTCCGAAAGCGCTGTTGAGTCCGCAATCCGGATAAAAGGAAATCACACCCTTGAATGGTCTTGGAAATTTTTGACGATACGAAGGAGTTGAATTGGTATCCACCGTCGAGAGGACGCTACTTCCTCCGTGCGACCAGCCAAGTAAAACAATTCTTTCGTTTAGGATGGTCGAAGATCTTCTCACGTAATCTAACGCGGCGTATGCGTCCGTTGGTCGATCTGTAACCTCCGAAGTTCCTACTCCCGAGCCGTTTCCACATTGATTTTGCTCCGCGTTTCTCGGAGTAAAACTATCGAGAAGTAAAGTGGCATATCCTAGATTTTTTCCGCGACTTGCCCATTCGGTAAAGAGGGAAGCGACGCTTTTAGTCGGGTCATTATAAGAGTAGGCTCCGCCACATCCATGCATCATAACGATGAGCGGGAATCTACCCAACCCACTCGGTTTCGAAAAGTATGCAGGAATGATAATATTTTGCGTTGAGTGGAATATTTGAACTTTATAATTTGTAAGTTCGTTTTCCTGATCGAACGGAACCGGTCCCGAGAATAGATTTTGAAACTCAATCGCCTGGACTGCGCCGAGAAGAAAAAAAATAGGGATTTGATCCTTTGGCTGTTTGCAGTTCGGATAAAAAAGAATAGCGAACGCCAATGCTAAAACGATTTGTAGGAACTTCATGCGAAGTATAACAAAAGTGTTTTCGGTTCTTTCAGTTTTTTAGGAGTTAATTTATCTTGGATTATAGATGGATAAAATTGACATATTATCCCGGATAGATCTGCAAAATAGTAAATATTTTGCACGATGACTTTGATTTGGCCCTCGTCTTTTTTAGGAACTTGGAAGAATTTTTGATTTTGAGAGTTTTTCTATTTTATCTTTTGAGATATCGATACTATGGAATTTTATTCTATCTTGATTGATTTGTTACTAAGATTTGAGTTCTTCTCCTTTCGAATTACAGATTCTTCTTTAATGCAATCGATACGCCCCTTTGCATCGCAAGTGCGATTCGATTGGAAATAAACGTACTCAGAGCTGTATAAGCATCGTTTTCCAAACCGAGCTCCTCTTTTGCCTTTGCAAGAATTTGAATCGGTTCTTGAATTGAAAATCTTTCGTCTTCCGCCGATTCTAAGAAGTTCTCCTGTTCAATCGATTCTTCTTTTACAAAGGTAAATTTGTTTAGATATTCTTGAGAAAGCCTTTCTTCGTATTCTTTCCAGGGCAGAGAAGTCAATTCTTCTAAAAATGGTTTGAGCTCTTGAAATTGAAAGGCAAGGTTTTTTAGTTCTTCTACCTTTGTTTCTATCTCATTTTCGAGGGGATGATTTGGATAGAAATTTGTTTTTTTTGCCGATAGGGAATCTTGAAATTCGTTCTTGCTAATATTTTCTGACAAAGCCTGTACTCGCGATTTGATGGATTTGTTTTTAGCATGGTCTTCGACAACGATCCTCTTGATCCCTCAAGATGATATCCTTGCCAAAGGATATAGGCGACCAATCGAGTTCATCAATTGTTTGCTCGTGTTACCAGGTTCTTAAGAGCCTCAGCGAATATCAATTGGATATTCATTTTAGACGCGGATTGTTAAGCGACATCAGAAAATGACAAAAAATGTCGCAATAATTGTCTTTTTCATATTTACGTTAAAAGGAAGTCAGTTTCGGTTTATCTGAAATCGAAACCGGTGTTCTATATCGTAAGAACCCGTGGAATAAAATTTTAGAATTGCTGGATGATTAACTATGTATTTTAGATAGGCAGAAGATTAGGAGCTGGATTAAGAGCAGAAAGAAAAATTGTAAGAGTTCCAACCTGGATCCATAGAATTCCGGTTCGAAAGCAATTTATGCGTTCGTTTCGTAAGTAGCAATGGAGCGATTCCTACGGCGAGCGACTTTTGGATAAGCTCTAAATCGGTTCAGATTCACGTAGATCGAAGAAATAAAATTGTATTTCTAAATGGCAGAAAGATGAAACCAAAAAACTAGAAAAAATTCGCGAGCTCCAACTAGAATTTTCGGTTTCATCTTTTCAGGCAGATTTGCCTTAGGACCGGAAAAATTACCTTCGAATATTATGTATTTTGAAAATGAATTTTTGCAAATTTTTCGATTAGATTCCTCCCTATAGTCCTCTAATTGCGATTTTTTTCTATTGGTTTTAGAGATAAGCAAAATCCTGTCATGACGATATAGACTACCATTATGATTGGACTAAACCACCAGGCAAACCATTCGAAGTAGGATCCATCTGCAGTATAGATATAATAAAGATGACCAGGTATGCTTGCTGTAACGTAGACAGTGATATACCAGTAGCCAATCTTACGCCCTATCTTATCTGTAAATCCGTAAGTTTGGAAGAAGGCCTTATATTCCCAAATGAGCGCAAAGGCTGAATAGAGCATCACGGCAAAGAGTGCTAAATCTACAATAGGAGTCATAACTTGTCCAGGGTCAGCCTTCCCATCACGAATATAGTGAGCGAAGTTTATTAGGTGAAGAACGAAACCCATTGTAAATAAAATCGGTAAGGATTTTTCGGCGTGAAACTTTAGCATTTTCTAAACCTCTTTTTTCTTTAGTCAATTGTGGATTTTTTATACAGCAATATAAGAATTTTATTTGTAAAAGGGAGTGATTTGTTTATGGAAACTAAAATACTTTAACTCACTGCATGGAGGAAAAGATTTCAAATCTGAATTAATCCGATTCTTAGATTTAAAATCGATCTATACGTATGAAATCCAAACTCTAAATATCAAGCTGATTTTAACAAAATGCGTATCCTCTTTTCAAAAAAGGACTCGAATCGTTCGGTCGCCATAGTAAGTTGAACTCACCGCTAATTGCCGAAAAGATTCATTTTTCTTCTTCAATGAGTTTGAAATGGAGAAACATAGGTTGAGGATCAGGCAGGCACTAAAATAAAAAAGCCGGACTTTTTACAGCCCGGCTTTGAGTTTTCTTAGAAAGAAGAAAACGATTAGGTTTCTTTTAAGGCGGCTACGATTTCTTGAGTCGCTTTTTTTCCATCTTGGAAATACATCAAAGCATTGTCTTGGATGAAAAGAGGGTTCGGAACTCCGGCAAATCCGGGGCTCAAACTTCGTTTGATCACGATAACCGTTTTTGCTTTGTCTACGTCTAAGATCGGCATTCCTGCAATGGGGCTACTTGGATCCGTTTTCGCGAGAGGGTTTACTACGTCGTTTGCTCCGTTGATAATCACGACATCCACTTGTTCGAAGGTAGGATTGATTTCATCCATCTCTTTCATCTTATCATAAGGAATATCGGCTTCCGCAAGAAGAACGTTCATGTGCCCAGGCATTCTTCCTGCAACCGGGTGAATCGCAAATTCTACGTCGATTCCTCGGTCCGTAAGAATATTATAAAGATCTCTTACTGCGTGTTGCGCTTGTGCAACCGCCATTCCGTATCCAGGAACGATAACAACTCTTTGTGCCATATCCAAGAGCATCGCAACTTCTTCTGCGGACGTACTTTTGGTTTTTCCGGCGTAGATGTCTTCTCCACCTTTGGAAGTATCAACCGCCGCACCGACTCCTCCGAAGAGAACGTTTGCAAGAGAGCGATTCATCGCCTTACACATAATCTGTGTTAGGATGATTCCGGAAGCTCCTACAAGAGATCCTGCAATAATCAAAACGTTGTTTCCAAGAACAAATCCAGTCGCCGACGCCGCGATTCCGGAATAAGAATTCAAGAGAGCGATAACGACCGGCATATCGGCTCCACCGATCGGCATTACAAGAAGAATTCCTAAAACGGAACCAACCGCTACAACATACCAGTACCATTCTATCTTTTCAGGTTCGATCACTACGAAATAACTCAGCGCGATAGAACCGAGGAAGAATATGATTTTTACGAGTTGATCGCCCGGATAACGAACCGCTTTTTCGGAAAGAAGACCTTGGAGTTTTCCGTAGGCGACAAAACTTCCCGTTAATGTCACTGCGCCGATGATTCCGGAAGCCGCAGTAGAAACCGTGAACTGATACGATTTTAAAACTTCGAGATTGGTCCCTTGCTGAATCACTTCCATCACCGCCGCACCTGCGACAAGAAAGGAAGCAAGACCTCCGAATCCATTGAGGGCCGCAACGAGTTGAGGCATAGAAGTCATCTCAACTTTAACGGAAAGATAAACTCCGATCGCGGTTCCAACGATGAATCCAGCTAAGATATATTCATATGCGAGACCTTTTTCCACGAGCGCGGCCGCGACCGCGAAGAACATTCCCACCGCGCCTAAGAAGTTTCCGCGAACCGCAGTCTTCGGGTGAGAAAGAAGTTTCAATCCTACGATAAAAAGAACGGAGGAGAGAAGATAAATTAAATTGATAATCGATTTTTCCATATTCTTACTTTTCTTTCTTCTTGAACATTCCTAACATTCTGTGGGTGACGAAGAATCCACCGATCACGTTGATGGTCGCCGCAACCATCGCGACGAATCCGATGATGTTGATCAAAGGGCCGTTCACCGAATGAAGAGATAGAATCGCCCCAATGATCGTGATTCCGGAAATAGCATTGGAACCTGACATAAGAGGGGTATGTAAAAGAGGAGGAATTCTTGTGATGACCTCAAAACCTACGAATACGGCTAATAAGAAGATCGTCAGGTAACCTACGAACTGTTCCATTATAACTTTTCCTAATCAGAGATTCCTTCCCAAAGAGCATGGAAAGGCCGGGTAAACCGATGGGATCACTTTTCAGAAACTCCTGTCTCCTGAAAACCTTTTTTTCTCAAGAGACAGGCGTCGCATTTTCCGCAGGCTTTGCCGTTTTGCGGGTCATAACAGGAGAATGTGAGATGAAAGGGAACATTCAATTTACTTCCTAAGAGAACGATTTCTTTCTTCGTAAGATTCTGTAGAGGAGTTATGATTTTAAGCGGAGAACCTTGACTTCCTTTTTTCGTTCCGAGTTGAATCGCCATTTCGAACATCTTAATAAATTCAGGTCTGCAATCCGGATATCCGGAATAATCCATTGCATTGACTCCGATGTAGATCGAATCCGATCCGGTTCCTTCTGCGAGCGAAGTTGCAAAGGAAAGAAAAAGAATGTTTCTTCCGGGAACGTAAGTATTTGGAATTTCATCCTTTCCTAAAGAATTCTTCGGAACCTTGATCGACTTTTGAGTAAGAGACGATCCTAAGAACAATTCCGGTTTTAACTTTTGAATCGTGTGAGGAATTCCTAGTTTACGAGTGATTTTTTTCGCAAAGGACAATTCGATTCTATGTCTTTGTCCATAATCAAAAGAAAGCGCGCGAACCTCTTTGCCATCAGCGATCGCTTGATAAAGACAAGTTGTAGAATCCAATCCTCCCGAAAGAAGAACGATCGCCTTATTGCCGGAATTTTTCATTTTGGAATCGGATTTTTTTCGATTCGGATTCTTACTTTTATCTGAATTCAAAACTCGCGCCTCTCAGTGAGAATTTTTCGGACCTTCGTAGATACAAGCGCTAGTACAGGTTTCGTTGAGAGTAATTTTATACAAAAGAGGAAGAAGCGGCTTGAGATGATTCCAGAGCCAGATGGAAATATTTTCCGAAGTCGGATTCTCCAGGCCTGGAACGTCGTTGAGATAATAATGATCGAGATGATTTTCGACGAGGGGTTTTACGATCTTACTGACTTCCGCATAATCGATCAACCAACCGGTATGGGGATCGATTTTACCTTTGAGATGAAGTTTAAAACGAAAGCTATGACCGTGAAGTCGTTTGCATTTATGGCCGTCTGGTACGTTGGGAAGAAGATGAGCGGCGTCGAAGCGGAATTCTTTAGTGAGTTCGATTTCTTCCATGAGGTCCTGCCCGAGTTGAAGAATACGTTCGGAAGATCTAAGAGTTTTACGGGATCAGGAGAAGAATACTTTGAAAAAGCCGGTCTTATTTAACCAGCTCTTTCAGAATTTCTTGTCTTTTTTGATCTTTCTGATGTTCGTTCAAAACCAACCATTCTCTTTTGATTTGTTTTGAGCTCACGCCCTTAAGTTCTGCGTATTTGTTAAGAAGTTTTGCAGTTTTCTGATTCATATCGACCAAAAAACTGGAAACCGAGTCTGTGTCAAGAACTCCAATCGGTATCGTTCCGGAGAAAAAGAATCTTGGAGGAGTTCCTACATTTTCGAAGGCGGACCTTGCTTCTGAAATCGGACAAAGGCTACTTCCGTGATTCCAATGTTTCCGGAGTTCCGACTATCTTCACGGCGGACGGACATCGGACTCAGGTCTCCGTTGTGCGATCGAAGGAAAAGAATCCGATCCACCTTTTTGAATGATTTTTCCGAAGCGGATCCGAGCTCTTCTGGAAAACATAGGAGTTCCTACATTTTTATGTCTCTCAAGTTCAAAAGCGAATCCAAAGAATCAAGGGGCTCTTCTGAAGAAACCTTTCTGCGGATCTTCACGTCTTCCAAAAGGAATCCGATCTTATGTCTCTTAGATGGAAGAATCTTATGAAACGAAAGTTCCGCTTTCCAAATTGTAGGAACTCCCCGGATCGGTCCTTTTTTCTCGATCGTATTTTCCTTAAAAAAGGAATCGATTTCCAAAAACAAAGAATGTTTTGAATCGATCGAGATTCTCGCGAGGGTTTGGAAAACATCTCCTCCGTTTTTGGACGGAACTCCGAAACTCAATTCCCAAAAAGTGGAGCCCTCGTTGCTCATCGCCTTTCTTCCATAAAGCAAAACGGCTCTTACAGTCTGTTCAGGGGTTTTGAATTCTAAGAATTCATTTTCCTCGGGATGAAAAAGATAAACGTTTCGATATTCCTTCAAAAAACGTTTTTGAAATTCTTGGGAATCCAGCGCTTCCGAAACCATTTCCCATTCCATTGCGCGAATCGACGGAAGATCGGAGACAAAAATCGAATCCAGAATTTTTCTTCTTTCTTTTATTGATTTAAAAGTAAGATCCTCTCCTTTATATTCCAGTATATCATAATATACGAATATATCCTCACCTCCTTTATTTTTTTCCAGCCATCCGAGGATATGTGCGTTCTCTTTCACACTGGAGAATTCTCGGAACAGGGAAGGGCATTCGTTTTCATAAAGAAAACCGTTTTTTTTCCAGAGAAACAAACCGGAAGAATGAAGAATGGCCTGGGTAGAAATCCCATTTGGAAAAAGCAAAAAATGCGTTCCCTTCAAGATCTGATTTTTCAAAAAAAGAGACGGAGAATGCCATTTTTTTGGTAAAGAAGGATCGATCCTTTTTGAAATAGAAACTTCATCGAGTCTCTCGAGCTTCCGATTCGGAAACCAAGAAGAAAGAATTTGGAGAATCGAAATCGTTTTCCAATTTATTTTTGAATCTCTGAATTTTTCAAAAAGAATTCCGGTTTCTAAATCAAAAAGGTCGGCAACGATCTCGATCAAAAGAGTCTCGTGAATTTTAATATTTTGTTTTCCGAGAAGAAGTTTGTGAAAGAAGTTTTTCTCCGCGATCGGAAACGTTTTCCAAATCGAAAACAAGACTTCTCGAGCATTTTCTTTCAAATTGATAAGTTGATTCGCCTTTTCTAAGATAACACCGATTTGGATTTCGACAATCGGGGACGGATTTCCTGTCAAAAGGGAAATTGCTTCCGATAGATCTCCAACTTCTTCGATCGAGGATCGAATCATCCATAACGGTTGATCCAAATATTCCGAAACGAAGCCCTCCAATTCCTTTTCTCCTAGAATCGCTTTTTCCTTTTTTCCGGATAAAAAGGAGAGGGCGTTGTTCAATTCCTCGAGCGGGCAACGGGAAAGAAAGGACGTTAGAAGATATCGTTTTTGGGAAGAATCGGATTCTTCTTTGTATTCCTGGATCAATTTTGAAAAAGACAACACTGGATTGATTTTTTGATTCCTTCCTTTTTTTATTCACGTTTCCAGAGAAGTCATTCTTTTTTGATTTGAAAAGAATCAGAAAAATGAAAACCGATCAAAACTTTTCTTGCTCAAAGAATCCGATTTTATAAAAGTTAACTCCCTTTTAAAAAAATAAATATTCGGTAGTGTATGAGAAACTTTAGCGCAAATTTTTTAAACTTTTGGAATCGTATTCCTCTTTGGATACGTCGTTCTTTCTTGTCCGTTCTTGCAATTCTACTTTTCGCAAAGATCGGATTCTCCCTTTTATTATTCTTTAAATCTCCACGCATGAAAGGAGAATTGAAAGTTTCCGGAATTACGAAACCGGTTTCGGTCATTCGAGATTCTTACGGAGTTCCGCACATTCGCTCGGAGGATTCTCATTCCGCTTACTTTGCGTTAGGTTATGTAACGGCGAGCGATCGATTATTTCAGATGGAAATTCTAAGGAGGGCCGGTAAGGGAGAATTATCGGAAGTCTTGGGCGCCGATTTGGTTCCGGCGGATACGTTCTTGCGGCAGATGCTTTTGCGAAGAACCGCGGAGAAAATGCTCCAAGAAAGTTCCAAAGGAAATCCTCAGGCTTGGAAGGAGTTGGATTCTTTTTTGGAGGGGATCAATTTCTTTTTAAGAAACGAATCTCTTCCCGTTGAATTTACGGTCCTCGGATACAAACCGAAGCCATTCGATCGTTTGGATGTGTTGAGCGCGCTTTCACTCTTATCATTTTCCTTTTCGGAGGCTCTTCGTTTGGATCCGCTCTATTCCGTTTTAGAAAACAAACTTCCGAATCGAAACGTATCGGAATTGTTTCCGAGACACGACAAGGAAGATCCGTTCTCCATCTTAGACGATCAACCAGCTTACGCTGAAAAGGCGATGACCCGAGGTAGATCGAACACGCTCACAAACATCGCTTCCGTTTCTTCTTTAAAAAAAGATTCCGATGATCTTTCGGAAGTTTCCAAAACATTTCAGAAAGTGGATTCGATTCTCAGAG harbors:
- a CDS encoding WGR domain-containing protein, with the protein product MKRELIFQDVASDKFWNLETSGSSYTVTFGKTGTTGQAQTKNFDSEEKCLKEAEKLVNEKIRKGYKENSSIDFLAEWKSMHDTKSPQEAFFHHFSFLRKPKRIRIFFENFRITLPLSW
- a CDS encoding NAD(P)(+) transhydrogenase (Re/Si-specific) subunit beta; its protein translation is MEKSIINLIYLLSSVLFIVGLKLLSHPKTAVRGNFLGAVGMFFAVAAALVEKGLAYEYILAGFIVGTAIGVYLSVKVEMTSMPQLVAALNGFGGLASFLVAGAAVMEVIQQGTNLEVLKSYQFTVSTAASGIIGAVTLTGSFVAYGKLQGLLSEKAVRYPGDQLVKIIFFLGSIALSYFVVIEPEKIEWYWYVVAVGSVLGILLVMPIGGADMPVVIALLNSYSGIAASATGFVLGNNVLIIAGSLVGASGIILTQIMCKAMNRSLANVLFGGVGAAVDTSKGGEDIYAGKTKSTSAEEVAMLLDMAQRVVIVPGYGMAVAQAQHAVRDLYNILTDRGIDVEFAIHPVAGRMPGHMNVLLAEADIPYDKMKEMDEINPTFEQVDVVIINGANDVVNPLAKTDPSSPIAGMPILDVDKAKTVIVIKRSLSPGFAGVPNPLFIQDNALMYFQDGKKATQEIVAALKET
- a CDS encoding NAD(P) transhydrogenase subunit alpha, translating into MEQFVGYLTIFLLAVFVGFEVITRIPPLLHTPLMSGSNAISGITIIGAILSLHSVNGPLINIIGFVAMVAATINVIGGFFVTHRMLGMFKKKEK
- the queC gene encoding 7-cyano-7-deazaguanine synthase QueC encodes the protein MKNSGNKAIVLLSGGLDSTTCLYQAIADGKEVRALSFDYGQRHRIELSFAKKITRKLGIPHTIQKLKPELFLGSSLTQKSIKVPKNSLGKDEIPNTYVPGRNILFLSFATSLAEGTGSDSIYIGVNAMDYSGYPDCRPEFIKMFEMAIQLGTKKGSQGSPLKIITPLQNLTKKEIVLLGSKLNVPFHLTFSCYDPQNGKACGKCDACLLRKKGFQETGVSEK
- the queD gene encoding 6-carboxytetrahydropterin synthase QueD, encoding MEEIELTKEFRFDAAHLLPNVPDGHKCKRLHGHSFRFKLHLKGKIDPHTGWLIDYAEVSKIVKPLVENHLDHYYLNDVPGLENPTSENISIWLWNHLKPLLPLLYKITLNETCTSACIYEGPKNSH